One window from the genome of Gimesia aquarii encodes:
- a CDS encoding GPW/gp25 family protein gives MNLNTDDYDRKAFLGRGWAMPVSLDLRTGRVAFVEYENDIRESIRIVLETAPGERVMRPNFGCGIHELLFDRLDTTTIQRVRSLVEEALRRCEARIEVLQVMVDDQAIQDGQLLIELEYRVRKTNQTGNLVFPFYFGEGGQP, from the coding sequence ATGAATTTAAATACTGATGATTATGATCGCAAAGCATTCCTCGGACGAGGTTGGGCAATGCCTGTTTCGCTGGATTTGCGCACCGGTCGTGTCGCCTTTGTAGAGTATGAAAATGATATTCGTGAATCAATTCGAATCGTGCTTGAAACAGCTCCCGGAGAACGGGTCATGCGACCGAATTTCGGATGTGGTATTCATGAACTTCTGTTTGACAGACTGGATACAACCACAATACAACGAGTTCGTTCGCTGGTCGAAGAAGCACTTCGTCGATGTGAAGCACGTATCGAGGTGCTTCAGGTTATGGTCGACGATCAGGCAATACAGGATGGTCAATTGTTGATTGAACTGGAATATCGAGTTCGCAAAACGAATCAAACGGGCAACCTTGTCTTTCCTTTCTATTTTGGGGAAGGAGGTCAGCCGTGA
- a CDS encoding PAAR domain-containing protein encodes MGKPAARVGDSTSHGTPLGPGPGSATVFIESLPAWRAFSDFHTCPLSDGPKPHVGGVVAVGSYTVFIEKLPAARQGDSIIEVGPSNPISKGSRTVMIG; translated from the coding sequence ATGGGAAAACCTGCCGCGCGTGTTGGAGACTCGACAAGCCATGGAACTCCGCTAGGACCCGGACCAGGTAGCGCAACCGTTTTCATTGAATCATTACCGGCATGGAGAGCCTTTTCCGATTTTCATACTTGTCCATTGTCGGATGGTCCGAAGCCACATGTTGGCGGCGTTGTTGCTGTGGGAAGCTACACTGTATTTATTGAAAAATTACCCGCGGCTCGACAAGGAGACAGCATCATTGAAGTAGGGCCATCCAACCCCATTTCCAAAGGTTCTCGTACGGTGATGATCGGATGA
- a CDS encoding phage baseplate assembly protein V: protein MTIPQSSPVSETQHEAGGYAKGVALATVTQNKDDQNLCRVKVRYSWSDTESYWARLAVPMAGKGRGWVTIPEVGDEVLVVFEREDIRYPYIVGSLWNGKQTPPINNSNGKNDVRILKSRKQHHLMFDDGSKGVVELKHEKGRKIRFDDDGFIVEDEKGNVVQVDSTSGNMSIKAEGHLQIKAKTISIEADATMEIKAGATLNIKGQLININ, encoded by the coding sequence ATGACGATACCTCAATCTTCTCCAGTAAGCGAAACCCAGCATGAGGCAGGGGGCTATGCCAAAGGTGTTGCGCTCGCAACGGTTACGCAAAATAAAGACGACCAGAATCTCTGTCGCGTAAAAGTAAGATACAGCTGGAGTGATACCGAGAGTTATTGGGCTCGACTTGCTGTTCCTATGGCGGGAAAAGGGCGAGGTTGGGTTACGATTCCCGAAGTCGGCGACGAAGTACTTGTCGTATTCGAACGAGAAGACATCCGATATCCCTACATTGTCGGATCGTTGTGGAATGGGAAACAGACTCCACCAATCAATAACTCCAATGGAAAAAATGATGTCCGAATTCTTAAATCTCGCAAGCAACACCACCTTATGTTTGATGATGGGAGCAAGGGAGTTGTCGAACTCAAACATGAAAAGGGACGCAAAATTCGTTTCGATGATGACGGCTTCATAGTGGAAGATGAGAAAGGCAATGTAGTCCAGGTGGATAGTACGAGCGGTAACATGAGTATCAAGGCCGAGGGGCATCTCCAAATCAAAGCGAAGACAATTAGTATCGAAGCGGACGCCACAATGGAGATTAAAGCAGGCGCAACTCTGAATATCAAAGGGCAGTTGATCAACATTAATTAG
- a CDS encoding phage late control D family protein: MELSQLAKRYSDFYTPAFSVRLSGQDLVRELLAPVSQLEVDLMLGAASRFSFTIPNCYDQEKGIFRTSQSKNLLNKLEFGSKVELYMGYGDSKSLPIVLKGVVTEITTDFPEGGVPELTIAGYDYGFSMTIGKNKRTWSKKRDSYAATEIAQFHNLGAKIESTIDEQIQIEQNQESDWEFLKKLAERNHFELYVDEQATLHFARPDKKQSAIVKLEYGKALLSFRPEANLAGQISRVEVYGWDLRQNQKIVGVANAGQEFGLRGDSPGQFLRSFGPGPKKQPTLRIRQPVRSQAEAKKLAQNILNERAEKFLTGEGECIGLPEIRPDRNVKLDRLGGSFSKTYYIHQATHKIDSNGYRTRFKVKETGL; the protein is encoded by the coding sequence GTGGAACTTTCCCAACTCGCTAAACGCTATAGTGATTTCTATACACCTGCCTTCTCAGTTCGACTGAGCGGGCAAGACCTTGTGCGCGAATTACTGGCTCCCGTAAGTCAATTGGAAGTGGACCTCATGCTCGGTGCTGCCTCGCGTTTTAGCTTTACTATTCCCAATTGCTACGACCAAGAAAAGGGAATTTTCCGTACGAGTCAAAGTAAAAACTTGTTAAATAAACTTGAATTTGGATCCAAGGTAGAACTCTACATGGGGTACGGTGACTCGAAGTCACTGCCAATAGTTTTAAAGGGGGTTGTCACAGAAATCACGACTGACTTCCCCGAAGGTGGTGTTCCTGAACTCACAATTGCTGGGTACGACTATGGGTTCTCAATGACCATTGGCAAGAATAAACGCACTTGGTCAAAAAAACGAGATAGTTATGCAGCTACTGAAATTGCACAATTTCATAACCTGGGAGCGAAGATCGAATCCACCATCGATGAGCAGATTCAGATTGAACAAAACCAGGAAAGCGATTGGGAATTCCTCAAAAAACTGGCAGAACGAAATCACTTCGAATTGTATGTCGACGAGCAAGCGACACTTCACTTTGCGAGACCTGACAAAAAGCAGAGCGCGATCGTAAAGCTGGAATATGGCAAAGCGTTACTCAGCTTTCGTCCTGAGGCTAATTTAGCGGGCCAAATCTCTCGAGTGGAAGTCTACGGCTGGGATCTTCGTCAAAACCAGAAAATCGTAGGGGTTGCAAATGCAGGCCAAGAATTTGGTCTCAGAGGGGACAGCCCAGGTCAATTTTTAAGATCATTTGGCCCTGGCCCCAAAAAACAACCGACATTACGAATTCGACAACCTGTACGAAGTCAGGCTGAAGCGAAGAAACTTGCCCAAAATATTTTAAATGAACGTGCAGAAAAGTTCCTTACTGGTGAAGGGGAGTGTATTGGTCTTCCCGAGATACGACCTGATCGGAATGTGAAACTTGATCGACTTGGCGGTTCTTTTTCGAAAACGTATTACATCCATCAGGCTACTCATAAGATTGATAGCAATGGCTACCGTACGCGCTTCAAAGTAAAGGAGACGGGACTATGA
- a CDS encoding CIS tube protein — MNKNILKKATITVMDGEDKNKVISLLFNPTEYSLDRSNSYKATPIPGISSPVLQFVNGESDQLSMDLFMDDYTDPNGPTSLLQKENDPLGERLAAISKLLLIDRELHAPPPVRFNWGTMEFHAIIEKLGRKVTMFHPDGIPARVTLSIVFREYRTLKQQQEDPRLESSDKTKRRIVVGKEQLWFIAAREYGESELWTRIADRNDLDDPREIKPGDWLEIPPLENASGTFPTR; from the coding sequence ATGAATAAAAATATTCTTAAAAAAGCGACCATCACAGTTATGGATGGAGAAGATAAGAACAAAGTCATCAGCCTCTTATTTAACCCTACCGAATATAGTCTGGATCGATCCAATTCTTACAAGGCGACACCGATTCCCGGTATTAGTTCTCCGGTATTACAATTTGTTAACGGTGAGAGCGATCAGTTGAGTATGGATTTATTCATGGATGATTATACTGACCCGAATGGTCCCACATCTTTATTGCAAAAAGAAAACGATCCACTGGGGGAACGCCTAGCTGCTATCTCAAAACTTTTATTGATTGACCGGGAATTACACGCTCCTCCACCAGTCCGATTTAATTGGGGGACAATGGAGTTTCATGCCATCATCGAGAAGTTAGGTCGGAAAGTAACCATGTTTCACCCTGATGGTATACCGGCGAGGGTGACGCTGTCGATCGTGTTCAGAGAATACCGAACTCTCAAGCAACAACAGGAAGATCCACGGCTCGAATCTTCCGACAAAACGAAAAGACGAATAGTTGTCGGAAAGGAGCAATTGTGGTTCATAGCTGCTCGTGAATACGGCGAATCGGAACTGTGGACCCGAATCGCGGACCGAAACGATCTTGATGATCCTCGTGAAATAAAGCCTGGTGATTGGCTGGAAATCCCCCCTCTGGAGAATGCAAGTGGAACTTTCCCAACTCGCTAA
- a CDS encoding phage tail protein → MRTDPLRGFRFLIEFQGITTGGFSSIKGISREIKYESYREGGVNDYTHNLITQVSHPVLILERGLVMDDLWKWAQDTAGGKVERRTLWIRLRDETDRSAWAWQVENALPVKWSISDLDSQQSQLVVESLELAHQGLRKGTT, encoded by the coding sequence ATGAGAACTGACCCATTGCGAGGCTTTCGCTTTCTGATTGAGTTTCAGGGTATTACGACCGGCGGTTTTTCCAGTATTAAGGGAATATCTCGTGAGATCAAATACGAATCTTATAGGGAAGGAGGTGTTAACGATTATACACACAATTTGATTACCCAAGTATCTCATCCAGTGCTGATTCTTGAACGAGGATTAGTGATGGATGACCTCTGGAAATGGGCACAGGATACCGCAGGTGGAAAAGTCGAACGTCGGACGTTGTGGATTCGTTTGCGGGACGAAACCGATAGATCAGCTTGGGCTTGGCAGGTGGAAAATGCGCTACCTGTTAAATGGTCGATTTCCGATCTAGACTCTCAACAATCGCAACTTGTTGTGGAGAGTCTGGAACTTGCACATCAAGGATTGAGAAAGGGAACCACATGA
- a CDS encoding DUF6760 family protein — MKAYPIKQLYEEMAFIAYHLHWSHHELMNMDHRERRKWCEEISNINRVLDGAPANPFDLGRKTG, encoded by the coding sequence ATAAAGGCCTATCCTATAAAGCAATTGTACGAGGAGATGGCCTTTATCGCGTACCACTTGCATTGGTCGCATCATGAGCTGATGAATATGGATCACCGGGAAAGACGAAAGTGGTGTGAAGAGATTTCAAATATTAATCGCGTGCTGGATGGTGCGCCAGCAAATCCATTTGATCTGGGAAGGAAAACCGGATGA
- a CDS encoding phage tail protein — MDRNDPLRNFRYKLEIDGINQAGFSEVNIAETTIDVVDYREGDDAPFPQKLSGLTKYGNITLKWGLTYGAEALELFNWHKQIAAGQIRTQRKKVVIVVQDEAGTDRARFVVTEAWPVKYDPGDLNANGNEVMIELLELANEGIERVA; from the coding sequence ATGGACCGCAATGATCCACTCCGGAATTTTCGTTACAAACTAGAAATTGATGGCATCAATCAGGCCGGTTTTAGTGAAGTCAACATCGCGGAAACAACGATTGATGTTGTTGACTACCGTGAGGGCGACGATGCGCCTTTCCCACAAAAGCTAAGTGGGCTGACAAAGTACGGCAACATTACTTTGAAGTGGGGGCTTACCTACGGTGCTGAAGCATTAGAGCTATTTAATTGGCATAAGCAGATTGCTGCCGGACAGATTCGAACACAACGCAAGAAGGTGGTGATTGTTGTTCAAGATGAAGCTGGTACAGATCGTGCAAGATTCGTGGTCACCGAGGCTTGGCCGGTGAAGTATGATCCTGGCGATCTCAATGCCAATGGAAACGAAGTTATGATTGAATTACTCGAACTGGCAAACGAAGGCATCGAGCGAGTTGCTTAA
- a CDS encoding phage tail sheath family protein, translating into MPEYLHPGVYIEEVERGPRPVEGVPTSTAAILGETERGSITPRLVTSYKEYQRWFGRVFGADKYVPYATNGFFENGGKRAYICRIVGQAATTAEENFGDFNVRAAGPGEWGNRVTIKISDGSTKDSNNESIGFRLRVAYWDGSEPAPAIDPFDSEQLATTDRKITHIEDFDDLVTDETSPDFYGKRFPLIDDDISDKNQGPESSALAMLVRLSGVSAIARPENGVKNLTNGADDATPVANDDFKGLPAGERRIDQGLSALELDPYRDVALVYAPQVDPDTSKAIISHCEKMKFRFAVVDAPKGQNSASDLNPRNSVTDTTYAAFYYPWLVTSDPQTGVRKLTPPGGHVLGVYARSDTERGVFKAPANEIVRGALSVEFDINDELQDVLNPKGVNVIRSLPGRGIRVWGARTLSSNALWKYVSVRRLFIFLERSIYENTQWVVFEPNDQTLWSRVTDTIRLFLRTQWRLGALYGATEEEAFFITCDETTMSQDDILNGRLICEIGIAPVRPAEFVIFRIFQHTNESQQ; encoded by the coding sequence ATGCCCGAATATTTGCATCCCGGTGTTTACATAGAAGAGGTGGAACGCGGCCCACGGCCCGTTGAAGGTGTCCCGACAAGCACAGCGGCGATACTCGGAGAGACCGAACGTGGCTCGATTACACCGCGTCTCGTGACCAGTTATAAAGAGTATCAGCGTTGGTTCGGGCGAGTTTTTGGAGCTGACAAGTATGTGCCCTATGCTACTAATGGATTCTTTGAGAATGGAGGCAAACGTGCTTATATCTGTCGAATCGTTGGTCAGGCAGCAACTACAGCAGAGGAAAACTTTGGTGACTTTAATGTTAGAGCGGCAGGACCTGGTGAATGGGGAAATCGTGTCACAATCAAAATATCGGATGGTTCAACAAAGGATTCGAATAACGAGAGTATTGGATTTCGTTTGCGCGTAGCTTACTGGGATGGAAGCGAACCCGCTCCAGCAATTGATCCATTTGACTCGGAGCAGCTCGCTACTACTGATAGAAAAATTACCCATATAGAAGATTTTGACGATCTTGTCACCGATGAGACCTCACCCGACTTCTATGGCAAACGCTTTCCTCTTATCGATGATGACATTAGTGATAAAAACCAGGGGCCAGAGAGTTCGGCGCTTGCAATGCTTGTTCGTTTATCAGGAGTCTCTGCCATCGCGCGACCTGAGAATGGAGTGAAGAATTTGACGAACGGTGCAGACGATGCTACTCCTGTCGCGAACGATGACTTTAAAGGGTTGCCCGCTGGAGAACGAAGAATTGATCAGGGGCTTTCAGCACTTGAGCTTGATCCTTACCGAGATGTTGCTCTGGTTTATGCACCACAAGTCGATCCAGACACTTCGAAGGCCATCATTTCACACTGCGAAAAAATGAAGTTTCGCTTTGCAGTCGTTGACGCTCCAAAGGGACAAAACAGTGCTTCTGATCTCAATCCACGAAATTCGGTGACCGACACGACTTATGCTGCGTTTTACTACCCTTGGCTGGTTACATCAGATCCACAAACTGGAGTACGAAAATTGACACCACCCGGAGGTCACGTGCTTGGAGTTTATGCGAGATCCGATACAGAGCGAGGTGTTTTTAAGGCACCCGCTAATGAGATTGTAAGAGGGGCGCTTTCAGTTGAGTTTGATATTAATGATGAACTTCAAGATGTACTCAACCCAAAGGGAGTCAATGTCATTCGAAGTTTACCTGGTCGTGGTATCCGAGTTTGGGGTGCCCGCACGTTGTCTTCAAATGCGTTATGGAAATACGTCAGTGTGCGCCGTCTATTTATCTTTCTGGAACGATCTATCTACGAAAATACGCAGTGGGTTGTATTCGAACCAAACGACCAAACATTATGGTCTCGAGTGACGGACACAATCCGATTATTTCTGCGAACTCAGTGGCGATTAGGTGCGCTTTATGGGGCGACGGAAGAGGAAGCTTTTTTCATCACGTGTGACGAAACAACAATGTCACAAGACGACATTCTCAATGGAAGGCTCATCTGCGAAATTGGTATCGCACCCGTTCGACCTGCTGAATTTGTCATCTTCCGTATTTTCCAACACACCAACGAATCACAGCAATAG
- a CDS encoding alanine-zipper protein, protein MTHDMNNTADTNSMDKCDNSHEKACALDETEAPKLWREKFKVDFKRTKGCNDVKTPLEREKCLVDAIAKEVETINKAKSAEKAKKELEAIQKSAETAIKDYTTEAHKSFILLWEEQDKDIQKLLNKVECIPNWKCIIECYICPLLNELYFVAQELNGDPLNYCHCCERKNVSDTCSEEKTKCEQYQSYLNDDPNYRQFSKELAKNHYDLLHWLERDLAQKNRTYELVSNVLQAWMNPNKSLKDLLQANSELIKKCNDEWCSRTTHIVYDIFVQLLPLHFAIRPRDKNNKKWPDGKKPTVIQKEFYDLYAHLCCDEGQPIDCCNVNVGEPSIRDRLIGTQPYIVDPSEYYELICCLTKHRYLKAQEAMAKAQAALDAQKKRIEDLNKFISKDAGTLAKIAYDLIPLEVGPCDCSNALKTAEVALKTSIYADELAKKVEPIANEVDCIANNAIETADEALGHCPSDKAKQLAGEAKQVANCAKTKADDARNTAADAIREACDAMGAAKDAKELAEKCEDVDEAYEKAEKAKSSANEVKNKAELAKKCAEEAMKHANIAKKRADEALELTRSSKQQYGD, encoded by the coding sequence ATGACCCACGATATGAATAATACTGCAGATACAAATTCGATGGACAAATGTGATAATTCACATGAAAAAGCATGTGCATTGGATGAGACTGAGGCGCCCAAGTTGTGGCGAGAGAAATTCAAAGTTGATTTCAAAAGGACTAAAGGTTGCAACGATGTAAAGACGCCTCTCGAACGTGAGAAGTGCCTTGTTGATGCAATAGCTAAAGAAGTAGAGACCATCAACAAGGCTAAAAGCGCTGAAAAAGCGAAGAAGGAACTTGAGGCAATTCAGAAGTCTGCTGAGACCGCGATTAAAGATTACACCACGGAAGCTCACAAGTCTTTTATTCTGTTGTGGGAGGAGCAGGATAAGGATATCCAAAAATTGCTTAATAAAGTTGAATGTATTCCAAATTGGAAATGTATCATCGAGTGTTACATCTGTCCCTTGCTTAACGAATTGTATTTTGTTGCGCAAGAACTGAATGGTGATCCATTGAACTACTGTCATTGTTGTGAGCGCAAGAACGTGTCAGACACGTGTTCTGAAGAAAAGACCAAATGTGAGCAATATCAATCTTACCTCAATGATGATCCAAATTATCGGCAGTTTTCCAAGGAACTTGCAAAGAACCATTATGACCTTTTGCATTGGCTTGAGCGCGATTTAGCTCAGAAGAATCGAACGTATGAACTTGTTTCTAATGTCTTGCAGGCGTGGATGAATCCAAATAAAAGTCTCAAGGATTTATTACAAGCGAATTCAGAGTTGATTAAAAAGTGTAATGATGAATGGTGCTCGCGCACGACACACATTGTTTATGACATCTTCGTGCAATTACTACCGTTACATTTTGCCATTCGTCCAAGAGACAAGAACAACAAAAAGTGGCCTGATGGTAAGAAACCCACCGTTATTCAAAAGGAATTTTACGATTTATATGCGCATTTGTGTTGCGACGAGGGGCAGCCAATTGATTGTTGCAATGTGAATGTAGGAGAGCCGAGCATTCGTGATCGACTCATCGGAACTCAACCATATATTGTTGATCCGAGCGAGTATTACGAACTTATTTGCTGTTTGACTAAACACCGTTACCTTAAAGCTCAGGAAGCGATGGCGAAAGCACAGGCAGCATTGGATGCCCAAAAAAAGCGAATCGAGGATTTGAATAAGTTCATTTCCAAGGATGCAGGAACGCTCGCCAAAATCGCGTACGATCTTATCCCCTTAGAAGTAGGCCCATGCGATTGTAGCAATGCCTTGAAGACTGCTGAGGTAGCACTGAAGACAAGTATCTACGCTGATGAATTGGCAAAAAAGGTAGAACCAATCGCTAATGAGGTTGATTGTATTGCGAACAATGCAATTGAGACCGCTGATGAAGCACTTGGTCATTGTCCCAGTGATAAAGCCAAGCAACTGGCCGGTGAGGCCAAACAAGTTGCAAATTGTGCCAAGACGAAAGCTGATGACGCAAGAAATACAGCTGCAGACGCTATTAGAGAAGCTTGCGACGCTATGGGGGCTGCCAAGGATGCCAAGGAATTGGCTGAAAAGTGTGAGGACGTAGACGAAGCCTATGAGAAAGCGGAAAAAGCAAAGAGTTCTGCAAATGAAGTCAAGAATAAGGCGGAACTGGCCAAAAAATGTGCGGAAGAGGCCATGAAGCATGCAAACATCGCCAAAAAGAGAGCTGACGAAGCCCTGGAACTAACTAGATCATCAAAACAACAGTATGGAGATTGA
- a CDS encoding DUF4255 domain-containing protein codes for MKHDAINLVTIALRKRLDAALLANDIPGNVFVGPVTDPNSSSAPLTLFLYRLAPNASLRNSERRVPSDTPTRVDVFRTSLSLDLYYMITAGSATSSTPLTSLGIVIQALQADPELKGEAVNHELVRTTLDPLSTEEISRLWALFPNVDYRTTIAYLASPVWIDPAQPETNGTPVIDGEFRSGTKVTEVLR; via the coding sequence ATGAAACACGACGCAATTAACCTCGTCACTATAGCGCTGCGCAAGCGGTTGGATGCAGCCTTATTGGCCAACGACATTCCGGGCAACGTTTTTGTCGGTCCAGTGACTGACCCGAATTCAAGTTCGGCGCCGCTGACATTATTTCTCTATCGACTGGCGCCGAACGCAAGCCTGCGTAACTCTGAACGTCGTGTGCCTTCGGACACACCAACACGCGTGGATGTGTTCAGGACATCTTTGTCACTTGACCTCTACTACATGATCACTGCGGGGTCCGCGACGAGCTCAACTCCTCTTACATCTCTGGGAATCGTTATTCAGGCACTGCAAGCCGATCCTGAACTTAAAGGCGAAGCCGTTAATCATGAGTTGGTGCGTACAACTCTTGACCCACTTTCTACAGAGGAGATTTCTCGTCTGTGGGCGTTATTCCCCAACGTCGATTATCGAACCACGATTGCTTATCTCGCGTCACCTGTTTGGATTGATCCCGCACAACCTGAAACGAATGGTACTCCAGTGATTGATGGCGAATTTCGGTCCGGGACCAAAGTAACGGAGGTCTTGCGATGA
- a CDS encoding ATP-binding protein — protein MANNLMQNQNAEAKTPVLGVCAPGGLHFAVIDWLNVILCDAIKRCPDDDGDIKGVALTKQTILSSFSISNQSHNNHSKVDKVLEKADKILECSFTNSDQSCEPLAAVIRAFSLEFFEFKFFVLALAPELDDRFQRSMGYLLDDMNQRVGTIALYCDLLGFDAENRVSISKSVLWQELVFENSLVSADEPLRIDPYFARWLLGDQKALAADTRICGMIRTYPWPGRKVLEQYWSKSVKKYVCESLLRKCWVVLTGDHFDAWRSLLEFGSSELCFEWIRIEPKRFDNVDAGDVEHCARLIGRMSRFTGIPVVVDIAMEEALGIDDRLVEFMITLSRTKCTAVVICREFTSLAGPLNSVKLCFFHAPPLSRSNCIGLVRCAAQMADAELTNEEAESIFGRYALTISKLEEAMRLAQSRPVAFKINQEYIQRFKSACQDVAVEGLSRLSERIEPCFHLDDVVLPEDRKSQLREIVNHVELTSKVLDEWRFRDQLPYGRGVTALLFGPSGTGKTMAAQGIANELGVQLLRVDLSRIVSKYIGDTEKNIDRIFSDAERSGSALLFDEAEALLGKRSEVKDAHDRYANIEVAYVLQRMEEYDGLAILTTNLRQNLDSAFLRRLRFIIDFPRPDAAAREQIWKLCLPSKAHALEAADFRQLSRKIDLTGGHIRQITIRAAFSAAAENRLIHLSHIADAAKAEFAKLGLPPVELNLDRRAA, from the coding sequence ATGGCTAACAATCTCATGCAGAATCAGAACGCAGAAGCAAAAACACCTGTGCTTGGAGTATGCGCACCGGGAGGCTTGCATTTTGCTGTGATTGATTGGCTGAATGTGATTTTGTGCGACGCCATTAAACGTTGTCCGGATGATGACGGCGACATTAAGGGAGTCGCTCTGACGAAACAAACCATTTTGAGTTCGTTTTCCATTTCAAACCAGTCCCATAACAACCATTCAAAGGTGGATAAGGTCTTAGAAAAAGCGGATAAGATATTGGAGTGTTCGTTTACTAACTCCGATCAGAGTTGTGAGCCTCTCGCAGCCGTCATTCGCGCATTTAGTCTTGAGTTCTTTGAGTTTAAGTTTTTTGTTCTTGCATTAGCTCCCGAGCTTGATGACCGTTTCCAACGAAGTATGGGGTATTTGCTCGATGATATGAATCAGAGGGTTGGCACCATTGCTTTGTATTGTGATTTGTTGGGCTTTGATGCAGAAAATCGTGTTTCGATATCGAAGAGTGTACTTTGGCAAGAATTGGTTTTTGAGAACTCGCTGGTTTCTGCTGATGAACCTTTGCGAATCGATCCGTATTTTGCCCGTTGGTTGCTGGGTGATCAAAAGGCATTAGCAGCAGATACTCGTATATGCGGTATGATTCGAACATATCCCTGGCCGGGGAGAAAGGTACTTGAACAATATTGGAGCAAATCGGTAAAGAAGTATGTTTGTGAAAGCCTGTTGAGAAAATGCTGGGTAGTACTTACCGGTGATCATTTTGACGCGTGGCGGTCACTTTTGGAATTTGGTTCATCCGAACTGTGTTTTGAATGGATTCGCATCGAGCCGAAGCGGTTTGATAATGTTGACGCCGGTGATGTTGAGCATTGTGCGCGACTTATCGGAAGAATGTCTCGATTCACGGGTATTCCGGTCGTCGTTGACATCGCAATGGAAGAAGCATTGGGAATTGACGACCGTCTGGTTGAATTCATGATTACTTTGAGCCGCACCAAATGCACCGCAGTTGTGATTTGTCGCGAATTCACCTCCCTCGCCGGCCCACTCAACTCTGTAAAACTCTGCTTCTTTCATGCTCCTCCATTGTCACGGTCGAATTGCATTGGTTTGGTCCGTTGCGCCGCTCAGATGGCTGATGCCGAACTCACCAACGAGGAGGCAGAGAGCATCTTCGGTCGCTATGCGCTCACTATAAGCAAACTCGAAGAAGCCATGCGACTTGCTCAAAGTCGCCCCGTGGCGTTTAAGATCAATCAAGAATATATTCAGCGGTTTAAATCGGCATGTCAGGACGTTGCGGTCGAAGGTTTGTCGCGTCTTTCTGAACGAATTGAACCATGCTTTCATTTGGACGATGTCGTTCTACCTGAAGACAGGAAGAGTCAGCTCAGAGAAATCGTCAACCACGTTGAACTGACTTCGAAAGTTCTCGATGAATGGCGTTTTCGTGATCAACTTCCTTATGGCCGTGGTGTAACTGCTTTGTTGTTCGGTCCCAGTGGAACAGGTAAAACGATGGCCGCACAGGGCATCGCCAACGAACTTGGAGTTCAGCTTCTACGTGTCGATCTCTCACGAATTGTAAGCAAGTATATTGGTGATACAGAAAAGAATATTGATCGGATATTCAGCGATGCTGAGCGTTCAGGATCCGCACTTCTATTTGACGAAGCCGAGGCGTTACTTGGGAAACGAAGTGAAGTTAAAGACGCACACGATCGGTATGCGAATATCGAGGTCGCTTATGTTTTGCAGCGCATGGAAGAATATGACGGACTCGCAATTCTCACAACAAACTTGAGACAGAATCTGGACTCGGCATTCCTGCGTCGCCTTCGATTTATCATAGATTTTCCGCGTCCCGATGCTGCAGCGCGTGAGCAAATTTGGAAGCTCTGTTTGCCATCTAAGGCACACGCTCTAGAAGCGGCTGATTTTCGCCAGCTTTCCCGCAAGATTGATTTGACCGGGGGGCATATTCGTCAAATTACGATTCGCGCCGCTTTTAGCGCCGCTGCTGAAAACAGGTTGATTCACTTGTCACACATTGCTGATGCAGCCAAGGCGGAATTTGCCAAGTTAGGTCTACCTCCTGTGGAACTCAATTTAGACAGGAGAGCAGCATGA